A section of the Rhizobium sp. Pop5 genome encodes:
- a CDS encoding PRC-barrel domain-containing protein has translation MLNEDTDATRRDPNVKDTHSLIASDRVEGTRVYGPDGRHIGSIERLIIGKRDGRVAYAVLSFGGFLGIGHDHYPLPWEKLNYDTKLDGYRIDLTKEQIEGAPSYSDDDDTWYNDNGRRVYDYYGVPPYWM, from the coding sequence ATGCTGAACGAGGATACCGACGCCACCCGCCGTGACCCGAATGTCAAGGACACGCACTCGCTGATCGCCAGCGACCGTGTCGAGGGCACCCGCGTCTATGGCCCGGATGGCCGGCATATCGGTTCCATCGAACGCCTGATCATCGGGAAACGCGACGGCCGCGTCGCCTATGCCGTACTGAGCTTCGGCGGCTTCCTTGGCATCGGTCACGATCATTATCCGCTTCCCTGGGAAAAGCTGAACTACGACACCAAGCTGGATGGCTATCGCATCGACCTGACCAAGGAGCAGATCGAGGGCGCACCAAGCTATTCGGACGATGACGACACCTGGTACAACGATAATGGCCGCCGGGTCTACGATTACTACGGCGTGCCGCCCTACTGGATGTAA
- a CDS encoding glycoside hydrolase family 2 protein, with product MIEKTTLNSGWTLSCNDTERVSLPDAIPATVPGCVHLDLLANRLIPDPYIDVNEITNDWIAEADWTYRCTFEATPNDGRIQELVFDGLDTIATIVLNGQEIGRTFNMHRTYRFDVSELLKAGANELAVTFQSAYAYGAEMERHYGYRPNNYPGPGNLMRKMACNFGWDWGPTLVTAGLWKSVRLESWDRARLGQTRVSATLAGGDGLVKVHAKLARQGDHTPCSLVGEIGGVTTTISVAADQDEVAFELRLPSPQLWWPHHLGAQPLYPLTVKLIDETSSDLLDTYERELGFRSLRLDTSPDEHGSAFTFIINDVPLFICGANWIPDDCFPSRVTAERYAARIEEAKGANIHMLRVWGGGIFERDEFYEACDRMGMLVWQDFLFACAAYPEEEPLKSEVEAEVRDNVVRLMPHASLILWNGNNENIWGFDEWGWRPIIKAGESWGLGYYLDLLPKLSAELDPDRPYYPGSPYSGSMEIEPNADAHGCKHIWDVWNDVGYEVYRNYIPRFCSEFGWQAPANWATIEESVHDAPLTPQSNGVFHHQKATQGNDKLIRGLSGHLPEPKTMDDWHFATQLNQARAIRFGVEHMRSYRNICKGAVVWQFNDCWPVTSWAALDSAGRRKPLWYALKAAYDPRLLTIQPRNGGLAAVAVNERTLFWRARISGRRMKLDGTVLAEFEFWRLLCDRFEAKEFPLPEDIVSPDLPKDEVIVVDMLDRRAFHYFVEDIELNLLAPRLSVDVREIDGGYAVTVTAQNFLKDLCLMADRLAPDAIVDTMLVTLLPGESHVFAVKTSKMIRAEDITIGTVLRSANDLIARW from the coding sequence ATGATCGAAAAAACGACGCTCAATTCCGGTTGGACGCTTTCCTGCAACGATACAGAAAGGGTCAGCCTACCAGACGCGATCCCCGCAACGGTGCCGGGATGTGTGCATCTCGACCTCCTCGCCAACCGGCTGATCCCCGATCCCTATATCGACGTCAATGAGATCACCAATGATTGGATCGCCGAGGCGGACTGGACCTATCGCTGCACCTTCGAGGCGACGCCGAATGATGGCAGGATACAGGAGCTCGTCTTCGACGGACTCGATACGATCGCGACTATCGTACTGAACGGCCAGGAGATCGGCCGTACCTTCAACATGCACCGCACCTACCGCTTCGATGTCTCGGAGCTATTGAAAGCCGGCGCGAACGAACTCGCGGTCACCTTCCAGTCGGCCTACGCCTATGGCGCCGAGATGGAGAGGCACTACGGCTACCGGCCCAACAACTATCCGGGGCCGGGCAATCTGATGCGCAAGATGGCCTGCAATTTCGGCTGGGACTGGGGACCGACGCTGGTGACGGCGGGCCTCTGGAAGTCCGTGCGGCTGGAAAGCTGGGATCGGGCGCGACTTGGACAAACGCGGGTGTCGGCGACGCTTGCCGGTGGGGACGGGCTGGTGAAGGTGCATGCGAAGCTGGCGCGGCAAGGTGACCATACCCCATGCAGCCTCGTCGGCGAGATCGGCGGTGTGACCACGACGATCTCGGTTGCGGCCGATCAAGACGAAGTCGCCTTCGAACTTCGCCTGCCCTCGCCGCAGCTGTGGTGGCCGCATCATCTGGGCGCGCAACCGCTCTATCCCCTGACGGTGAAGCTGATCGACGAGACCAGCAGCGATCTGCTTGATACTTACGAGCGGGAGCTCGGCTTTCGCTCGCTGCGGCTCGACACCTCCCCGGACGAACACGGCTCGGCCTTCACCTTTATCATCAACGACGTACCGCTCTTCATCTGCGGGGCGAACTGGATCCCCGACGATTGCTTCCCGTCCCGGGTGACGGCCGAGCGTTATGCGGCGCGGATCGAGGAGGCGAAGGGCGCCAATATCCATATGCTGCGCGTCTGGGGCGGCGGCATCTTCGAGCGCGACGAATTCTACGAAGCCTGTGACCGCATGGGCATGCTGGTCTGGCAGGATTTCCTCTTTGCCTGCGCCGCCTATCCGGAGGAGGAGCCGCTCAAGAGTGAAGTCGAGGCGGAGGTGCGCGATAATGTCGTGCGGCTGATGCCGCATGCCTCTCTCATCCTCTGGAACGGCAACAACGAGAATATCTGGGGCTTCGACGAATGGGGCTGGCGGCCGATTATCAAGGCGGGTGAAAGCTGGGGGCTTGGCTACTATCTCGACCTGCTGCCGAAACTCTCAGCCGAACTCGACCCCGACCGCCCCTATTATCCCGGCAGTCCCTATTCCGGCTCGATGGAGATCGAGCCCAATGCCGACGCGCATGGCTGCAAACATATCTGGGACGTGTGGAACGACGTCGGCTACGAGGTCTACCGCAATTACATCCCGCGCTTCTGCTCCGAATTCGGCTGGCAGGCTCCGGCCAACTGGGCGACGATCGAGGAAAGCGTGCACGACGCGCCGCTGACGCCGCAATCGAATGGCGTCTTCCACCATCAGAAGGCGACCCAGGGAAACGACAAGCTGATCCGCGGCCTTTCCGGCCACCTGCCGGAACCGAAGACGATGGACGACTGGCACTTCGCCACCCAGCTCAACCAGGCGCGCGCCATCCGCTTCGGCGTGGAGCACATGCGCTCGTACCGAAATATCTGCAAGGGCGCGGTGGTCTGGCAGTTCAACGACTGCTGGCCGGTGACCTCATGGGCTGCACTCGATTCGGCTGGGCGCCGCAAGCCGCTCTGGTATGCGCTGAAGGCGGCCTATGATCCCCGCCTGCTGACGATCCAGCCGCGCAACGGCGGGCTTGCGGCGGTGGCGGTCAACGAACGAACGCTGTTCTGGCGGGCCAGGATCAGCGGCAGGCGCATGAAGCTCGATGGCACCGTGCTTGCCGAGTTCGAATTCTGGCGGCTGCTCTGCGACCGCTTCGAGGCCAAGGAATTTCCGCTGCCGGAGGATATCGTCAGCCCCGACTTACCGAAAGACGAAGTGATCGTCGTCGACATGCTCGACAGACGGGCCTTCCATTATTTCGTCGAGGATATCGAACTCAATCTGCTGGCGCCGCGGCTGAGCGTTGATGTCAGGGAGATCGACGGCGGTTATGCGGTGACGGTCACTGCGCAAAACTTCCTCAAGGACCTCTGCCTGATGGCGGATCGGCTGGCCCCCGATGCAATTGTCGACACGATGCTGGTGACGTTGCTGCCGGGCGAGAGCCATGTGTTTGCGGTGAAGACGTCAAAGATGATCCGGGCCGAGGATATTACTATCGGCACCGTGTTGCGGTCGGCCAATGATCTTATCGCGCGGTGGTAG
- a CDS encoding VOC family protein, with protein sequence MAKMIHSMIRVLDEARSVEFYSKAFGLSVADRVDFDTFTLIYMSNAETGFELELTVNKGRTEPYNLGNAYGHLALSVEEVAVERERLAKLGLKPGELVELNRDGRLFGLFFFISDPDGYKIEVLQRHGRFL encoded by the coding sequence TTGGCGAAGATGATCCACTCCATGATCCGCGTTCTCGACGAGGCGCGCTCCGTCGAATTCTACAGCAAGGCCTTCGGCCTCTCGGTCGCCGACCGCGTCGATTTCGACACTTTCACTCTGATCTACATGAGCAATGCCGAGACCGGCTTCGAGCTGGAACTGACCGTCAACAAGGGGCGGACCGAGCCATACAATCTCGGCAATGCCTACGGGCATCTCGCCCTCTCCGTCGAAGAGGTTGCCGTCGAGCGCGAACGGCTGGCGAAACTCGGGCTGAAGCCGGGCGAGCTGGTCGAGCTCAATCGCGACGGCAGGCTCTTCGGCCTGTTCTTCTTCATCAGCGATCCCGACGGTTACAAGATCGAGGTGCTGCAGCGCCACGGCCGCTTTCTGTAA
- a CDS encoding ABC transporter permease produces MKLLVANLFRLAALALLLILLFRTEWLSFLLVPLTNNNAPAVYTQNSLASLAAGHLQLVIGSIACSAALAVLGGIFVTRESGADFLPLSRAIANAGQTFPPVAVLALAVPATGFGAMPTLIALFLYGLLPIFENTVAGLKQVSPQVLDAADGMGMNGMQRLFRVELPLALPLILEGLKVATVINIGTATIGSTVAAKGLGEVIIAGLISDNTAFILQGGLIVGLMAVLIYDAMGLIEGAITRRIGLRAA; encoded by the coding sequence ATGAAACTCCTTGTCGCCAATCTCTTCCGCCTGGCGGCGCTCGCCCTGCTGTTGATCCTGCTGTTCAGGACGGAGTGGCTTTCCTTCCTGCTCGTGCCGCTGACGAACAACAATGCGCCCGCGGTCTATACCCAAAACAGTCTTGCCTCGCTTGCCGCGGGGCACCTGCAGCTCGTCATCGGATCGATCGCCTGCAGCGCCGCGCTCGCCGTGCTCGGCGGCATCTTCGTGACACGGGAAAGCGGGGCGGATTTTCTGCCGCTGTCGCGCGCCATCGCCAATGCAGGGCAGACCTTCCCGCCGGTCGCGGTGCTGGCGCTCGCCGTTCCCGCCACCGGCTTCGGCGCCATGCCGACGCTGATCGCGCTCTTTCTCTACGGCCTGCTGCCGATCTTCGAAAACACCGTCGCCGGCCTGAAGCAAGTTTCGCCGCAGGTGCTCGACGCCGCCGACGGCATGGGCATGAACGGCATGCAGCGGCTGTTTCGCGTCGAGCTGCCGCTCGCCCTGCCGCTGATCCTCGAAGGATTGAAGGTCGCGACCGTCATCAACATCGGCACGGCGACGATCGGCTCGACGGTTGCGGCAAAGGGTCTCGGCGAAGTGATCATCGCCGGGCTGATCTCCGACAATACCGCCTTCATCCTGCAGGGCGGCCTGATCGTCGGCCTGATGGCAGTGCTGATCTATGATGCCATGGGTCTCATCGAAGGCGCGATCACGCGAAGAATCGGCTTGCGTGCGGCGTAA
- a CDS encoding ABC transporter ATP-binding protein, whose product MSMIEIRNVTKRYGAAPVVDKVSMSVEKGEITVIVGTSGSGKSTLMRMINRLVPITEGQIFVGGQNIMDVEVTELRRRIGYAIQGHGLFPHRTVAQNIATVPQLLDWDSTRIAKRVEELLGLFNLDPADFADKYPHQLSGGQQQRVGVARALAAEPELLLMDEPFGALDPVIRGKAQDDLLAIQKQFGTTVILVTHDMDEAFHLGNQIAVMSQGRLLQCSTPEKILTEPADPFVQQLTGTSDRALKLMSLLPLKDSMEPAKNGLAYALPQSLSLRDALAEMIWQGVEEAAVQDGEKAPVGSISMSRLLKLGRKA is encoded by the coding sequence ATGAGCATGATCGAGATCAGGAACGTCACCAAGCGCTATGGCGCCGCCCCCGTTGTCGACAAGGTCTCGATGAGCGTCGAGAAGGGTGAGATCACCGTCATCGTCGGCACATCAGGCTCGGGCAAATCGACGCTGATGCGGATGATCAACCGGCTGGTGCCGATCACCGAGGGTCAGATCTTCGTCGGCGGACAGAACATAATGGACGTTGAGGTGACCGAGCTTCGCCGCAGGATCGGTTATGCGATCCAGGGACACGGCCTCTTCCCGCACCGGACCGTGGCGCAGAATATCGCGACGGTCCCCCAACTCCTCGACTGGGATTCCACCCGCATCGCCAAACGGGTCGAGGAACTGCTCGGGCTTTTCAACCTCGATCCGGCTGATTTCGCCGACAAATATCCGCATCAGCTCTCCGGCGGCCAGCAGCAGCGTGTCGGTGTCGCCCGCGCACTTGCGGCCGAACCGGAGCTGCTATTGATGGACGAGCCCTTCGGGGCGCTCGACCCTGTCATCCGCGGCAAGGCGCAAGACGACCTCTTGGCGATCCAGAAGCAGTTCGGCACGACCGTCATCCTCGTCACACACGACATGGACGAGGCCTTCCATCTCGGCAATCAGATCGCGGTGATGAGCCAGGGCAGATTGCTACAATGCTCGACGCCGGAAAAGATTCTCACCGAACCCGCCGATCCCTTCGTCCAACAATTGACCGGCACCTCCGACCGGGCGCTGAAGCTGATGTCGCTGCTCCCGCTGAAGGACAGCATGGAGCCGGCCAAGAACGGTCTCGCCTATGCGCTCCCGCAGTCGCTCAGCCTGCGTGATGCGCTCGCCGAAATGATCTGGCAGGGGGTCGAGGAGGCGGCCGTGCAGGATGGCGAGAAGGCGCCGGTGGGATCGATCTCGATGAGCCGGCTTCTCAAGCTAGGCCGCAAGGCATGA
- a CDS encoding ABC transporter permease: protein MEETSAVRRLDRLGVVLVTCGIAATALMPFIYVKANRIAAGKPMLLLQLLPQPSVIFLTILLVLTAFATLFLKQAVARLVIATLCLAALIVAIGLVSAAATPPGSTVARMTPGGGFWVLFAVIGLVISDALVKIRLAPWMRVAALAAYAALLFVSLSSGLLDSLSIMKEFSTRSAQFETEAISHLLLAFGSLAIAIVLGLPLGILCFWVPKLRAVVLQGLSLIQTIPSLALFGLLMLPLGYLATHVPLAAAIGIRGIGTAPALIALVLYSLLPIVANTVVGLQGVDPSVRDAAAGMGLTRRQILTGIDMPLAFPVILTGIRIVLVQAIGMVTIAALIGGGGFGIFIFQGLGQTAMDLVLLGAVPTVFFAFSSAVILDAVIDSIRGSAA, encoded by the coding sequence ATGGAAGAGACCTCAGCGGTCCGCCGGCTGGACCGGCTCGGCGTGGTCCTGGTGACGTGCGGTATCGCGGCGACGGCGCTGATGCCCTTCATCTATGTGAAGGCGAACCGCATCGCGGCCGGCAAGCCGATGTTACTGCTGCAGCTTCTTCCTCAGCCTTCCGTCATCTTCCTGACGATCCTCCTTGTCCTTACCGCCTTCGCCACGCTGTTCCTGAAGCAGGCCGTCGCGCGGCTTGTCATCGCCACACTCTGCCTTGCCGCGCTGATCGTCGCGATCGGCCTCGTCTCGGCGGCGGCAACGCCGCCGGGCAGCACGGTCGCGCGCATGACGCCCGGCGGCGGCTTCTGGGTTCTGTTTGCCGTCATCGGGCTCGTCATCTCGGATGCGCTTGTCAAAATCCGGCTGGCGCCCTGGATGCGGGTCGCAGCCCTTGCGGCGTATGCGGCGCTGCTCTTCGTCTCGCTCTCCTCAGGCCTGCTCGACAGTCTGTCGATCATGAAGGAATTTTCCACACGGTCGGCGCAATTCGAGACTGAAGCGATCTCGCATTTGCTGCTGGCATTCGGCTCGCTTGCGATCGCCATCGTTCTCGGCCTGCCGCTCGGCATCCTCTGCTTCTGGGTGCCGAAGCTGCGCGCCGTCGTGCTGCAGGGCCTGAGCCTCATCCAGACAATCCCCAGTCTGGCGCTCTTCGGTCTGCTGATGCTGCCGCTCGGCTATCTCGCCACCCATGTGCCACTGGCCGCCGCCATCGGCATCCGCGGTATCGGCACGGCGCCGGCGCTGATCGCGCTGGTACTTTATTCGCTGCTGCCGATCGTCGCCAACACGGTCGTTGGCCTTCAGGGCGTCGACCCTTCGGTACGCGATGCCGCCGCCGGCATGGGGCTGACCCGCCGGCAGATCCTGACCGGTATCGACATGCCCCTTGCCTTTCCCGTCATCCTCACCGGCATCCGCATTGTGCTGGTGCAGGCGATCGGCATGGTGACGATCGCTGCGCTGATCGGCGGCGGCGGCTTCGGCATCTTCATCTTCCAGGGGCTCGGCCAGACGGCGATGGACCTCGTCCTCCTTGGGGCCGTGCCGACCGTCTTCTTCGCCTTCTCATCGGCCGTCATCCTCGATGCGGTCATCGACAGCATCCGGGGATCCGCCGCATGA